One segment of Mycolicibacterium neworleansense DNA contains the following:
- a CDS encoding ABC transporter ATP-binding protein: protein MTAISPATTPRRGLTPGELAQASVMAALCAATAIIAVVVPFAGGLSVLGTVPMGLLAYRYRLRVLLAATVAAATIAFLIAGMGGAMTVVDCAYIGGLTGVVKRRGRGTGTAFGAAIVAGALFGAAIIVALTVLTRLRSLIFDSLSAGIEGIAKVLERIPVLDVAAEPLRNTFATMLDYWPVLMLFLGITSITTVSMIGWWALSRILARLLGVPDVHKLDSGDEDEQAAVGPVPARLTDVRFRYPGVERDALGPVSMELQPGEHVAVTGPNGSGKTTLMLMLSGRKPTSGTIERAGAVGLGRIGGTAVVMQHPESQVLGTRVADDVVWGLPAGATVDVERLLAEVGLDGLAERDTGGLSGGELQRLAVAGALAREPSLLIADEVTSMVDQRGRDTLMNVLSGLTDHHQMSLVHITHYNDEADSADRTVTLSGNGGTADNTDMVQTSAVPVAATHAAPSAAPVLELTGVGHEYASGTPWAKTALRDITFTVNEGDGVLVHGLNGSGKSTLAWIMAGLTVPTYGACLLDGVPVAQQVGSVAISFQAARLQLMRSTVGREIASAAGFSPRDDERVAGALEMVGLDAALAQRRIDQLSGGQMRRVVLAGLLARSPRALILDEPLAGLDAASQRGLLRLLEDLRHNNGLTVVVISHDFTGLEGLCPRTLHLHQGELALAPTPAGGAR from the coding sequence ATGACCGCGATATCCCCGGCGACGACGCCTCGGCGCGGCCTCACCCCAGGCGAGCTTGCACAGGCTTCGGTGATGGCGGCCCTCTGTGCGGCCACGGCCATCATCGCCGTGGTGGTGCCGTTCGCCGGCGGGCTCTCGGTGCTGGGAACCGTGCCCATGGGCCTGCTGGCCTACCGCTACCGGCTGCGGGTGCTGCTTGCGGCCACCGTCGCCGCGGCCACGATCGCCTTCTTGATCGCCGGCATGGGTGGAGCGATGACCGTCGTCGACTGTGCCTACATCGGCGGGCTGACCGGGGTGGTCAAGCGTCGCGGACGCGGCACCGGCACCGCGTTCGGCGCCGCCATTGTGGCCGGGGCGCTGTTCGGAGCGGCGATCATCGTGGCGCTCACCGTCCTGACCAGGCTGCGCAGCCTGATCTTCGACTCGCTGTCGGCAGGCATCGAAGGGATCGCCAAGGTCCTCGAGCGGATCCCGGTCCTCGACGTCGCGGCCGAACCGCTGCGGAACACCTTCGCCACGATGCTCGACTACTGGCCGGTGCTCATGCTGTTCCTCGGCATCACCAGCATCACTACGGTCAGCATGATCGGCTGGTGGGCGCTGTCGCGCATCCTGGCCCGGCTGCTCGGCGTTCCGGACGTGCACAAACTCGATTCCGGTGACGAGGACGAGCAAGCCGCCGTCGGTCCCGTGCCGGCCAGGCTGACCGACGTGCGGTTCCGCTACCCCGGGGTCGAGCGCGACGCGCTGGGCCCGGTGTCGATGGAACTGCAGCCCGGCGAGCACGTCGCGGTGACCGGGCCCAACGGCTCGGGCAAGACCACGCTGATGCTCATGCTTTCCGGCCGCAAACCGACCTCGGGCACCATCGAGCGGGCCGGCGCCGTGGGCCTGGGGCGCATCGGTGGCACCGCAGTGGTGATGCAGCATCCGGAAAGCCAGGTGCTCGGGACCCGGGTGGCCGATGACGTGGTGTGGGGTCTGCCCGCCGGCGCGACGGTTGACGTCGAGCGGCTGCTGGCCGAAGTGGGGCTCGACGGCCTGGCCGAACGAGACACCGGGGGATTGTCCGGCGGGGAACTGCAGCGCCTCGCGGTGGCCGGGGCATTGGCCCGCGAACCCTCGCTGCTGATCGCCGACGAGGTCACCAGCATGGTCGATCAGCGGGGGCGCGACACCTTGATGAACGTGTTGTCCGGCCTGACCGATCATCACCAGATGTCACTGGTGCACATCACGCATTACAACGACGAGGCCGACTCCGCCGACCGGACCGTGACGCTCAGCGGCAACGGCGGCACCGCCGACAACACCGACATGGTGCAGACCTCCGCGGTGCCCGTGGCAGCCACGCATGCCGCTCCCAGTGCCGCGCCGGTGCTGGAGCTGACCGGCGTCGGGCACGAATACGCCAGCGGAACCCCTTGGGCGAAAACGGCTTTGCGTGACATTACGTTCACCGTCAACGAGGGCGACGGCGTCCTGGTGCACGGCCTGAACGGCTCCGGAAAATCGACCCTGGCCTGGATCATGGCCGGGTTGACGGTGCCCACCTACGGTGCCTGCCTGCTCGACGGGGTTCCGGTGGCGCAGCAGGTGGGCTCGGTGGCGATCTCGTTCCAGGCCGCCCGGCTGCAATTGATGCGTAGCACCGTCGGACGTGAAATCGCCTCGGCCGCAGGTTTTTCGCCGCGGGATGACGAGCGTGTGGCGGGCGCACTGGAGATGGTCGGTCTCGATGCGGCGCTGGCACAGCGCCGCATCGACCAACTCTCGGGCGGTCAGATGCGTCGTGTCGTACTGGCCGGGCTGCTGGCGCGCTCGCCGCGCGCGCTGATCCTCGACGAGCCGCTGGCCGGGCTGGACGCCGCCAGCCAACGCGGGCTGCTGCGGTTGCTGGAGGACCTGCGGCACAACAACGGTCTGACCGTCGTGGTCATCTCCCACGATTTCACCGGGCTGGAGGGCCTGTGTCCGCGCACGTTGCACTTGCATCAGGGTGAACTCGCCCTGGCCCCGACCCCGGCCGGAGGTGCCCGATGA
- a CDS encoding energy-coupling factor transporter transmembrane component T family protein: MTAPTQRKPVVLLRPVPGDSVIHRLWAGTKLLAVAGIGVLLTFYPGWVPIAFVAVLVLVTARLAHIPRGVLPSIPFFLWILLLIGGALAALAGGSPFVDIGSVQLGLGGLLNFLRVTALAIVLLGLGALVSWTTNVADIAPAVATLGRPLRLLRIPVHDWAVTIALALRAFPMLIDEFRTLYAAHRLRPVEPAETFRARRKQRVANLVDLLAAAVTVALRRGDEMGDAITARGGAGQISAAPSRPRRRDWITFAILVLVCGSALALELTVLPTSLPRR, translated from the coding sequence ATGACCGCTCCGACCCAACGCAAGCCCGTCGTGCTGTTGCGTCCGGTGCCCGGCGACAGCGTCATCCACCGATTGTGGGCCGGCACAAAGCTGCTCGCCGTCGCGGGCATCGGCGTGCTGCTGACCTTCTATCCGGGCTGGGTGCCCATCGCGTTCGTCGCGGTGCTGGTCCTGGTGACCGCGCGGCTGGCGCACATTCCGCGGGGTGTGCTGCCGTCGATCCCGTTCTTCCTGTGGATCCTGCTGCTGATCGGCGGGGCGCTGGCCGCCCTCGCCGGTGGCTCCCCATTCGTGGACATCGGGTCGGTGCAACTCGGCTTGGGCGGGCTGCTCAACTTCCTGCGAGTGACCGCGCTGGCGATCGTGCTGCTGGGGCTCGGTGCGCTGGTGTCCTGGACGACGAACGTCGCCGACATCGCCCCCGCGGTGGCCACACTGGGTCGCCCGCTCCGGCTGCTACGCATCCCGGTGCACGACTGGGCGGTGACGATCGCGTTGGCGCTGAGGGCGTTCCCGATGCTGATCGACGAGTTCCGCACCCTTTACGCCGCGCACCGGCTGCGCCCCGTCGAACCCGCCGAGACATTCCGCGCGCGGCGCAAGCAACGGGTCGCCAACCTGGTCGACCTGCTGGCCGCCGCCGTCACCGTGGCACTGCGCCGAGGGGACGAGATGGGTGATGCCATCACCGCCCGCGGCGGGGCCGGTCAGATCTCGGCGGCTCCGTCACGGCCCCGGCGGCGGGACTGGATCACCTTCGCCATTCTCGTTCTGGTCTGCGGCAGCGCCCTGGCGCTGGAGCTGACCGTCCTGCCCACCAGCCTGCCGCGCCGCTGA
- a CDS encoding DUF4349 domain-containing protein, which yields MSQHTSASRHRRLVVALFAAAMLAAAPACAAGESPNSTSPAAPQSDSGFAPAPEGGAGLKEAPVPTEVKRDIVKTASMSITTGNPTAVADKAVSLAADAGGRVDSRSEDAGSSSGRAHIALALRVPAAKLEGTLDEFKKLGTVQTVEVRAEDVTSQRVDLDARIKALQTSVDRLLGIMRDAKDPEALVKAEDALSQRQADLDSLRAQRTQLGDQIDYSTVNLDITAEQIGGPAPQYQGFWGQVERGWHGLVSVASGAVMLFGLLLPWLAAVVIAAVIIVAVIRLTRPRRGQPSAARQAGGQDGQLQRQGAAADQNENGEGDPVPPPGP from the coding sequence ATGTCCCAGCACACCAGTGCATCCCGCCACCGCCGCCTGGTCGTGGCGCTGTTCGCCGCGGCCATGTTGGCCGCCGCGCCGGCCTGCGCGGCCGGGGAATCGCCCAACTCCACGTCACCGGCGGCGCCGCAGAGTGACTCCGGTTTCGCCCCGGCACCCGAGGGCGGCGCCGGGCTCAAGGAAGCGCCGGTACCCACCGAGGTCAAACGCGACATCGTCAAGACCGCGTCGATGTCGATCACCACGGGCAATCCGACGGCAGTCGCGGACAAGGCCGTATCGCTGGCGGCCGATGCCGGCGGCCGGGTCGACAGCCGCTCCGAGGACGCGGGCTCCAGTTCCGGCCGGGCCCACATCGCCCTGGCGCTGCGGGTGCCTGCCGCCAAACTCGAAGGAACGCTCGACGAGTTCAAGAAGCTCGGCACCGTCCAGACCGTCGAGGTTCGCGCCGAGGACGTGACCTCCCAGCGCGTAGATCTCGACGCCCGCATCAAGGCACTGCAGACCTCGGTCGACCGACTGCTGGGGATCATGCGTGACGCCAAGGATCCCGAGGCGCTGGTCAAGGCCGAGGACGCGTTGTCGCAACGTCAGGCCGATCTCGACAGCCTGCGCGCACAGCGCACGCAGCTCGGCGATCAAATCGACTACAGCACGGTCAATCTCGACATCACCGCCGAGCAGATCGGCGGCCCGGCCCCGCAGTATCAGGGTTTCTGGGGGCAGGTCGAGCGCGGTTGGCACGGTCTGGTGTCGGTGGCATCGGGGGCCGTGATGCTGTTCGGCCTGCTCCTGCCGTGGTTGGCCGCCGTCGTCATCGCGGCAGTGATCATCGTGGCCGTGATCCGGCTGACCCGGCCGCGGCGCGGGCAGCCGTCAGCGGCGCGGCAGGCTGGTGGGCAGGACGGTCAGCTCCAGCGCCAGGGCGCTGCCGCAGACCAGAACGAGAATGGCGAAGGTGATCCAGTCCCGCCGCCGGGGCCGTGA
- a CDS encoding ABC transporter substrate-binding protein has translation MRPRRSTLLAAGLALTMAVLLVAAMLLGRTTEPEGRTVVTVRLWDPQVAAAYRESFAEFSKEHPDIEVRVNTVAYSSYFDSLRTDVAGGSADDIFWLSNAYLAGYADNGRLLDIGQTLGANAARAWEPSVVNQFTRNDALWAVPQLTDAGIAVYFNADLLDAAGVDLADLTTMRWSNGPDDTLRSLAARLTVDEQGRAAGTEGFDAGRIRQWGYNAANDLQGIYLNYIGSAGGIFNIGDRFAFDNPQAVEAFTYLVRLINDDHVAPPASATNNNGDFSRNMFLQGRMGLFQSGTYNLAAIANQVRFRWGVAMLPAGPKGRVSVTNGIAAAANSATRHPDAVRDVLAWIGSKRGNEYLGSKGAAIPAVLRAQPVYRDYWKARGVDVSPFFRVLHGPRIPAPGAAGFPAGFQALKPYFDEMFLGRRDVEKSLADAQWAANSAAAR, from the coding sequence ATGAGGCCCCGCCGCTCGACCCTGCTGGCCGCGGGTCTGGCGCTCACCATGGCCGTGCTGCTGGTGGCCGCGATGCTGCTGGGCCGCACGACCGAACCCGAGGGCCGCACCGTGGTCACCGTGCGCCTGTGGGACCCGCAGGTTGCGGCGGCCTACCGGGAGTCCTTCGCCGAGTTCAGCAAGGAGCATCCCGACATCGAGGTGCGGGTCAACACCGTCGCCTATTCGTCCTACTTCGACAGCTTGCGCACCGATGTGGCCGGCGGCAGCGCCGATGACATCTTCTGGCTGTCCAATGCTTACCTCGCCGGGTATGCCGACAACGGCCGGCTGCTCGACATCGGACAGACATTGGGCGCCAACGCCGCCCGTGCCTGGGAACCCTCGGTGGTCAACCAGTTCACCCGCAACGACGCCCTGTGGGCCGTTCCGCAGCTGACCGATGCCGGTATCGCGGTGTACTTCAACGCCGACCTGCTCGACGCCGCCGGAGTGGACCTCGCCGACCTGACCACGATGCGGTGGTCGAACGGGCCCGACGACACCCTTCGGTCACTGGCGGCCAGGCTCACCGTCGACGAACAGGGCCGTGCCGCCGGGACCGAGGGATTCGACGCCGGCCGGATCCGGCAGTGGGGTTACAACGCCGCCAACGATCTTCAGGGCATCTACCTCAACTACATCGGCTCGGCGGGCGGCATCTTCAACATCGGCGACCGCTTCGCTTTCGACAACCCGCAGGCCGTCGAGGCGTTCACCTATCTGGTGCGGCTGATCAACGACGATCACGTCGCCCCGCCGGCCTCGGCCACCAACAACAACGGGGACTTCTCCCGCAACATGTTCCTGCAGGGCAGGATGGGCCTGTTCCAGTCCGGCACCTACAACCTGGCCGCCATCGCGAACCAGGTCCGGTTCCGGTGGGGCGTGGCGATGCTGCCGGCCGGGCCCAAGGGCCGGGTCAGCGTCACCAATGGCATTGCCGCGGCGGCGAACTCGGCGACCCGCCATCCCGATGCGGTCCGCGATGTGCTGGCCTGGATAGGCAGCAAGCGTGGCAACGAGTACCTCGGCTCCAAGGGCGCCGCCATCCCGGCCGTGCTGCGGGCCCAACCCGTCTACCGCGACTACTGGAAAGCCCGCGGAGTCGATGTCAGCCCCTTCTTCCGGGTGCTGCACGGGCCGCGCATCCCGGCTCCGGGCGCGGCGGGTTTCCCGGCCGGATTCCAGGCCCTCAAGCCGTATTTCGACGAGATGTTCCTCGGCCGCCGCGATGTGGAGAAGTCACTGGCCGATGCGCAGTGGGCGGCCAATTCCGCCGCCGCCCGCTGA
- a CDS encoding carbohydrate ABC transporter permease, whose product MTSRNALIYVGLLLGAAITLLPFGLGLLTSFTSAEQFATDPPLSLPTPPTIANYVGLSDAGFGRAVVVTALMTAVILLGQLVFSVLAAYAFARLQFPGRDALFWVYIATLMVPATVTVVPLYLMMAEAGLRNTFWALVLPFMFGSPYAIFLLREYFRSIPRDLINAARLDGAHTLDVITHVVIPASRPILVTLALITVVSQWNNFLWPLVITSGSKWQVITVATAGLQTQYNAQWTLVMAATTVAIVPLIVLFIAFSRNIVRSIVVTGIK is encoded by the coding sequence ATGACCTCACGTAACGCACTGATCTACGTGGGGCTGCTCCTCGGCGCGGCGATCACCCTGCTGCCCTTCGGACTCGGATTGCTCACCTCCTTCACCTCCGCCGAGCAGTTCGCCACCGATCCCCCGCTGTCGCTGCCCACACCGCCGACGATTGCGAACTACGTCGGGCTGTCCGACGCCGGATTCGGGCGCGCCGTTGTGGTGACCGCATTGATGACCGCCGTCATCCTGCTGGGCCAACTGGTGTTCTCGGTGCTGGCCGCCTATGCCTTTGCCCGGCTGCAGTTTCCCGGCCGCGATGCGCTGTTCTGGGTCTATATCGCGACGCTGATGGTGCCCGCGACGGTGACCGTGGTGCCGCTGTATCTGATGATGGCCGAGGCCGGACTACGCAATACCTTCTGGGCGCTGGTGTTGCCGTTCATGTTCGGCTCGCCGTACGCGATCTTCCTGTTGCGTGAGTACTTTCGGTCGATTCCGCGCGACCTGATCAACGCGGCCCGCCTCGACGGCGCCCACACCCTCGACGTGATCACCCATGTCGTGATTCCGGCCAGCCGGCCGATCCTGGTCACCCTGGCGTTGATCACCGTGGTCAGCCAGTGGAACAACTTCCTGTGGCCGTTGGTGATCACCAGCGGCAGCAAGTGGCAGGTGATCACCGTGGCGACGGCCGGACTGCAGACGCAGTACAACGCGCAGTGGACGCTGGTGATGGCGGCGACCACGGTGGCGATCGTCCCGCTGATCGTGTTGTTCATCGCGTTCTCGCGCAACATCGTCCGCTCGATCGTCGTGACGGGGATCAAATGA
- a CDS encoding carbohydrate ABC transporter permease, whose protein sequence is MATSRVRTTALGYALVAPSLFGVVTFLLLPMLVVIWLSLQRWDLLGPIEYVGLDNWASVLTDSAFATSLAVTLLFVLLVVPAQTVLGLIAASLLARGLPGTGFFRTVYVLPWICAPLAIAVLWKWILAPTDGALSTVLGRQVDWLTDPGLALPVVSAVVVWTNVGYVTLFFLAGILNIPADVHHAARTDGATDWQRFRHITLPMLRPTMFFVLVTGIVSAAQVFDTVYALTAGGPQGRTDLVAHRIYAEAFGAAAVGRASVMAIVLFVILVGITLLQHIYFRRRISYDLT, encoded by the coding sequence ATGGCCACCTCGCGTGTCCGCACCACCGCCCTGGGGTATGCGCTCGTCGCCCCCAGCCTGTTCGGCGTGGTCACGTTCCTGTTGCTTCCCATGCTCGTGGTGATCTGGCTGAGCCTGCAGCGGTGGGACCTGCTGGGCCCGATCGAGTATGTGGGACTGGACAATTGGGCGTCGGTGCTCACCGATTCGGCGTTCGCCACATCGCTGGCGGTGACGCTGCTGTTCGTGTTGCTCGTGGTGCCGGCGCAGACCGTGCTGGGGTTGATCGCCGCGTCGCTGCTGGCCCGCGGACTCCCCGGCACCGGGTTCTTCCGGACCGTGTACGTATTGCCGTGGATCTGCGCACCGCTGGCCATCGCGGTGTTGTGGAAATGGATCCTGGCTCCCACGGACGGAGCGCTGAGCACGGTGCTGGGCCGGCAGGTGGACTGGCTCACCGATCCGGGCCTGGCGCTGCCGGTGGTGTCGGCCGTGGTGGTGTGGACCAACGTCGGTTACGTGACGCTGTTCTTCCTGGCCGGCATTCTCAACATCCCGGCCGATGTCCACCACGCCGCCCGCACCGACGGTGCCACCGACTGGCAACGGTTCCGCCACATCACGCTGCCGATGCTGCGCCCGACCATGTTCTTCGTCCTGGTCACCGGAATCGTCAGCGCAGCTCAGGTATTCGACACCGTGTACGCGCTGACCGCAGGCGGGCCGCAAGGTCGCACGGATCTGGTCGCCCATCGCATCTACGCCGAGGCGTTCGGCGCCGCGGCCGTGGGCCGTGCCTCGGTGATGGCCATCGTGCTGTTCGTCATCCTCGTCGGCATCACGTTGCTGCAGCACATCTACTTCCGTCGCAGGATCAGCTATGACCTCACGTAA
- a CDS encoding cutinase family protein, whose protein sequence is MSTPQRARTGTSITRMAQSVLFATLAVAAMVLGSLAGPIAAANAADGCADVEVVFARGTNEAPGVGATGQAFVDALTADLPGKSIDVYGVNYPASLNFGQAADGVADASNRIQSIATNCPATKIVLGGYSQGAAVAGYTTASSVPAGFVLPAGISGPMPASVASHVAAVALFGTPDDFVLGLADRSAPPIAIGQPYAAKTIQLCAPGDPICFPGGLNRAAHSSYKDNGMAIQAADFAARQLGGAAPSAPVVQTAGEVDGN, encoded by the coding sequence ATGAGCACACCGCAGCGAGCCCGAACGGGCACTTCGATCACCAGGATGGCGCAGTCGGTGCTCTTCGCCACGCTCGCCGTGGCCGCCATGGTCCTCGGTTCGCTGGCCGGCCCGATCGCCGCGGCCAATGCCGCCGACGGGTGTGCCGACGTCGAGGTCGTGTTCGCCCGCGGCACCAACGAGGCACCGGGTGTCGGCGCGACCGGGCAGGCGTTCGTCGACGCACTCACCGCCGACCTGCCCGGCAAATCGATCGACGTGTACGGGGTGAACTACCCCGCATCGCTGAACTTCGGCCAGGCCGCCGACGGCGTCGCCGACGCCAGCAACCGGATCCAGTCGATCGCCACCAACTGCCCGGCGACCAAGATCGTGCTCGGCGGCTACTCACAGGGCGCCGCGGTGGCCGGTTACACCACCGCAAGCAGCGTGCCCGCCGGATTCGTCCTGCCCGCCGGGATCAGCGGCCCGATGCCGGCATCCGTCGCCTCCCACGTCGCGGCCGTGGCCCTGTTCGGCACACCTGACGACTTCGTCCTGGGCCTGGCTGACCGCAGCGCACCGCCCATCGCCATCGGCCAGCCGTATGCGGCCAAGACCATCCAGCTGTGCGCGCCCGGCGATCCGATCTGCTTCCCCGGCGGCCTGAACCGCGCCGCGCACAGTTCCTACAAGGACAACGGGATGGCGATCCAGGCAGCTGATTTCGCGGCCCGCCAGCTCGGTGGTGCGGCTCCCTCGGCGCCGGTGGTGCAGACCGCGGGCGAGGTCGACGGGAACTGA
- a CDS encoding NAD-dependent epimerase/dehydratase family protein, translating into MRVLVTGGTGFVGGWSAKAIADAGHSVRFLVRNPDRLHTSVAKLGVDVSDHAVGDITDRDSVLRALDGCDAVLHSAALVATDPGQTAQMMSTNMDGARNVLGGAVELGLDPIIHVSSITALFNPDVETLEADLPVFGGTDGYGRSKAQVEIYARGMQDAGAPVNITYPGMVMGPPVGNQFGEAGEGVAAALQLGAIPGRSAAWTIVDGRDLAALHVALLDPGRGPRRYMAGGHRIPVDQLAKLLTEVGEKTMFAVPVPDTVLRVAGQVLDRMGPFLPFQTPFTEAGMQYYTQMPASDDSPSERDLGVTYRDPRITLADTVAGFRQLER; encoded by the coding sequence ATGCGTGTGTTGGTCACCGGCGGTACCGGATTTGTGGGCGGCTGGAGTGCGAAAGCGATTGCCGACGCCGGTCATTCCGTCCGTTTCCTGGTGCGCAACCCGGACCGTCTGCACACCAGTGTCGCCAAGCTGGGGGTCGACGTCTCCGACCACGCCGTCGGCGACATCACCGACCGCGACTCGGTTCTGCGTGCCCTTGACGGCTGTGATGCGGTCCTGCACAGTGCCGCGCTGGTGGCGACCGACCCCGGCCAGACCGCGCAGATGATGAGCACCAACATGGACGGTGCGCGGAACGTGCTCGGCGGCGCCGTGGAACTCGGGCTCGACCCGATCATCCACGTATCGAGCATCACCGCGCTGTTCAATCCCGACGTGGAGACGCTGGAAGCCGACCTGCCGGTGTTCGGCGGTACCGACGGCTACGGCCGGTCCAAGGCCCAGGTCGAAATCTATGCCCGCGGAATGCAGGACGCCGGCGCGCCGGTCAACATCACCTATCCCGGCATGGTGATGGGCCCGCCGGTCGGCAATCAGTTCGGTGAAGCCGGCGAGGGTGTGGCCGCCGCACTGCAGCTCGGCGCGATCCCGGGGCGCAGCGCGGCCTGGACCATCGTCGATGGTCGTGACCTGGCCGCCCTGCATGTCGCGCTGTTGGACCCCGGGCGTGGGCCCCGCCGCTATATGGCGGGCGGACATCGCATTCCGGTGGATCAGCTGGCCAAACTGCTCACCGAGGTCGGCGAGAAGACCATGTTCGCCGTCCCGGTGCCCGACACCGTCCTGCGCGTGGCCGGTCAGGTGCTCGACCGGATGGGCCCGTTCCTGCCGTTCCAGACACCGTTCACCGAGGCCGGGATGCAGTACTACACACAGATGCCCGCCTCCGACGACTCACCGAGCGAACGCGATCTCGGCGTCACCTACCGGGATCCGCGAATCACGTTGGCCGACACCGTCGCGGGATTCCGTCAGCTCGAGCGCTGA
- a CDS encoding sulfatase-like hydrolase/transferase, which translates to MAELSRRTVLGGAAVAAGAAAVGFGGYELLGRRTPGATAQPNILVVIVDQMRAPQWFPDTEQLGALLPNLDRLRTRSTSFASHYSASNMCTPSRGVLTTGLYSHQTGCLYTGEGPTESTLAARFPTWGTMLRDAGYRTWWWGKWHLGSAADNTPDGLDVHGFSGGTYPSPNGAPNQGLQQDPSIVDQFAGWFDAHASEGPWCTTVSLVNPHDICWWPKNPLPEDVPHRFNSHPVNFETADDLRRRGKPQLQIDYMNFMSPLMTGAMDYTGPEAAAQWARCLDMYLWLHQQVDTQIGRVLDTLAARPEIDDNTIVVFTSDHGEYAGSHGLRGKGAAVYEESIRVPLYIRDPSGHLTPDAGATRTQLTSSADLAALLLTVAHGGTSWRADSRYSYLAGRADIAGIAADAAAPGRPWIAHATDDMSVEEMAALMKSPLAKKFFGADGPPTEIPTSAPSHIVAVRTPQAKLGMYTYWKPGTMDIDPSRPVHHELYDYTTDSGIQELDNQAGRNAKQADLQALLDNEVLPELRAPLPEFLNEAQEQGLANMKELAELRGG; encoded by the coding sequence ATGGCAGAGCTCAGCAGGCGGACGGTCCTGGGCGGTGCGGCGGTGGCCGCCGGTGCGGCCGCCGTGGGATTCGGCGGTTATGAACTACTGGGCAGGCGAACGCCGGGCGCGACCGCCCAGCCCAACATCCTCGTCGTCATCGTCGACCAGATGCGGGCACCCCAGTGGTTCCCCGACACCGAACAACTCGGCGCGCTGCTCCCGAACCTCGACCGGCTCCGGACGCGCAGCACCTCATTCGCTTCGCATTACAGCGCGTCGAACATGTGCACACCGTCGCGCGGGGTGCTGACCACCGGCCTGTACTCGCACCAGACCGGGTGCCTGTACACCGGTGAGGGGCCCACGGAGTCGACGCTGGCGGCCCGATTCCCCACCTGGGGCACGATGCTGCGCGACGCCGGCTACCGAACCTGGTGGTGGGGCAAATGGCACCTGGGCAGCGCGGCCGACAACACGCCCGACGGCCTGGACGTCCACGGCTTCTCCGGTGGCACCTATCCGTCCCCCAACGGCGCACCGAACCAGGGCCTGCAGCAGGACCCGTCGATCGTCGATCAGTTCGCCGGTTGGTTCGACGCCCACGCGAGCGAGGGTCCCTGGTGCACCACCGTGTCGCTGGTCAACCCACACGACATCTGCTGGTGGCCGAAAAACCCTCTGCCGGAAGATGTTCCACACCGGTTCAACTCTCATCCGGTGAACTTCGAAACCGCCGACGATCTACGCCGCCGCGGCAAGCCCCAGCTGCAGATCGACTACATGAACTTCATGTCGCCGCTGATGACCGGCGCGATGGACTACACCGGGCCCGAGGCTGCCGCGCAATGGGCGCGCTGCCTCGACATGTACCTGTGGCTGCATCAGCAGGTGGACACCCAGATCGGGCGGGTACTCGACACTCTCGCGGCCCGCCCGGAGATCGACGACAACACGATCGTCGTGTTCACCTCCGACCACGGCGAGTACGCCGGCTCACATGGCCTGCGCGGCAAGGGCGCCGCCGTGTATGAGGAGAGCATCCGGGTGCCCCTCTACATCCGGGACCCGTCAGGTCATCTGACACCTGACGCGGGCGCCACCCGCACGCAGCTCACCTCGAGCGCTGACCTGGCGGCGCTGCTGTTGACTGTCGCCCACGGCGGGACCAGTTGGCGCGCCGACTCGCGGTACTCCTACCTGGCCGGGCGCGCGGACATCGCCGGCATCGCCGCCGATGCCGCCGCACCCGGGCGGCCCTGGATCGCACACGCCACTGACGACATGTCGGTGGAAGAGATGGCCGCCTTGATGAAATCCCCACTGGCCAAGAAGTTCTTCGGCGCCGACGGCCCGCCCACCGAGATCCCCACCTCCGCACCCAGCCACATCGTCGCCGTGCGGACACCCCAGGCCAAGCTCGGCATGTACACGTACTGGAAGCCCGGCACCATGGACATCGACCCCTCGCGGCCTGTCCACCACGAGTTGTACGACTACACAACAGATTCAGGTATCCAAGAGCTCGACAACCAGGCCGGCCGCAACGCCAAACAGGCTGATCTGCAGGCACTTCTGGACAACGAGGTGCTGCCCGAACTGCGGGCCCCGCTACCGGAGTTTCTCAACGAGGCGCAGGAGCAGGGTTTGGCGAATATGAAGGAACTTGCGGAGCTTCGCGGAGGCTGA